The window CAGCTACTGGCTGTATTTTGTAACCAGTACCAGTTATAAACTGGCTCAAAACCTTGTCGATAGTATGGCGATAGAGGTAATTGCTTCAGAAAATGATCTAGCGCAACGACTTGATATCGAGCTCTATGATTACCAGCAAGCACTGGATATGGCGTTTGCAAAAATTGAACAAAATCAAGTGGTGAGCAGCTGGAAAGACTCTATGGTGAGCGGTAGGTTTAGACGCAGCTTAAATAAATATAAAAAAGTTCCTAGTTATGGATGCCTCAAAGACGCACAAAAACTAGAAACAGATGATGCTAATGCTGCTCTGGAACGCATCTGGTCCATAGGCGGTAAAAATGGTTATTACTACGCTACTTTTCTCTGGAAAATACGTGGTGCTTTAGATAAACTATTTGGTGGTGTAGGATTGAGACGTGGTCGTACCAATTCAGATAAGATTTATGCTGGTGATGCACTGGATTTTTGGCGCGTTCTTGTAGCAGACAAAGAAGAAAAGCGATTATTACTCTTTGCCGAAATGCGCGTTCCAGGAGAAGCCTGGTTAGAATTTGAAATAGATGAGAATGACGTCGTGCATCAAACAGCTACTTTTAGACCTCGAGGAATTTGGGGAAGACTTTACTGGTTTTCTATGTTGCCATTTCACTATTTCATTTTTGCTGGAATGTTGAGGCATATTGCGACTGGGAGATGAATAAGAATTTGAACTTGAACTTGAATTTGAACTTGAACTTGAACTTGAATTTAAAAAAATATCATTATCTAACCTCTATGGCTTAATGCAATAAAAAAATGAATACCAAAACACTATAGCATCTTTAATTAAAATATACTTCATGAAACCATTTTACTTTCTTCTCATTTCGTTCTTCATATTAATAGGATGTTCTTCTAGCAAACACAACACAAAAGACAAAGAACTAGACAAGGTTTATAAAATGATGCAGGGCAGCTATGATAGTAGTTTACAAAGCAAAGTTGATTCTAGTTATTATGATATTTCTTTAGAAATGCATCCCGTATGGAAAAATAGTGGTGAACGATGGTTATATGTAGAGCAAGCTCTTACCTCTCAAAAAGACCAACCTTATAGAGTTAGAATGTATCGATTACTGCGTAATGATAACAATGAAATAATAAGCGAGGTCTATACCATTCCTAATGAAAAGCAATACTACGGTAAATTCAAAAAGCCTAAAGCTTTTAAATACTTAACACCTGATTACTTAGAAAAAAGAGAAGGTTGTGAGGTTATTATTCAAAAAGAAGAGAATGGTTCTTATACTGGAAAGACTGGAAAAAGCACTTGTTTAAGCACCATGAGAGGCGCCTC is drawn from Nonlabens dokdonensis DSW-6 and contains these coding sequences:
- a CDS encoding chromophore lyase CpcT/CpeT produces the protein MKPFYFLLISFFILIGCSSSKHNTKDKELDKVYKMMQGSYDSSLQSKVDSSYYDISLEMHPVWKNSGERWLYVEQALTSQKDQPYRVRMYRLLRNDNNEIISEVYTIPNEKQYYGKFKKPKAFKYLTPDYLEKREGCEVIIQKEENGSYTGKTGKSTCLSTMRGASYATSIVVINDNQIISWDRGFDKDGNQVWGAEKGGYIFMKGSLRDLDFGDINLD